In Cheilinus undulatus linkage group 3, ASM1832078v1, whole genome shotgun sequence, the genomic window gcattgttacaataaagaaataatgtaccaaacacaaattgccttactttttgtgctaagtttagacATTAGATAGAAtctaaaattactttaaatgtatttaaatgtgaatAATGGCCTGGAGTAGAAAGTAGCATTAAAATTTTGcttattttcaaaaaagcctTGGGGAGGATCCCTGGTCCCGTCAGTAACCGCTATAGACCCTCAAAATGTCCTCATATCAAGCATAGATCCCTACAAACATAATAAAGCAATAAACAATAGCCTAATAGTTAAATACTTGGGATTTGTGAGGGAAGAAATGATGTTTCATCAACAGAtaccattttacatttttatttttgaatactTGGCTTAGAGACATTAGAATATTTAAGGttagtttgagttatgatgcttttCTAAGATCTGTTGTGTACTTGGTTATTATTAGCATTTCAGTTAAGGGTATATCTGCAGGTCTTTGATGATTTCCAAATTACCAAAACCACCCGCAGAAAATGAGTCTGCTGTGTGCTCTATACTTGACGGCCTTGTAGTTTTATTGTTCTCAAATGAGCACTGCTTGACTTTATCACCTTAAGACGCAAACACTTGTAGCGCCACATTGTTACcattcataaacttctctggaAATTCATTTCCTTGCGCAGTGGTTCTTCCTCTTTAAGAAGAGGAGGTGCTTATCTTTGACGTCACCTGATAGACAAAAGCTCATAGAGCTCTCGTCTTTCATTTCTCTATTGATCCTTCTTACATTCCGTCTTCTTTTGACCACTTCACCGACCGACTGAAAATGGCGCAGGAGTTTGTTCAAGCTAAGATTAAAGGTGACAAAGTGGTGCTGTTTATCAAGCCCACCTGCTCGTTCTGCATCAAGGCCAAAGACGTTTTGTCAAAATACAAATTCAAGCCCGGACATCTGGAGTTCATTGATATCAGCGCACGGACCGACATGGGCAAATTACAAGACTACTTCCTGGAGCTCACTGGAGCCCGCACGGTAACGGAAAACTGCTGGGTCATACTGGAAACTATGGAGGAGTTTggctttaaaaactgaaaacatagGGAGATCTTTTCTTAAGTGGCTGTGAATTTGTTGGACAAATAATTTATTTACTGTCATCATTTCTATAAGCTACATGGAGATTTGTCCCCTTAAAAAATAGTTGGAGGTAGCAGTATTAGTCATTTATGAGTTGTCTCTGATGAAATAAAAGCTAaatttccatgatgaaataaaactgGGAGTTTTCAGTGCTCATCCACCAGCCTCCCTCAGCTTTTTGCTGACACGTCAGAGAACTTTAAATTGAATGTGTTAGGTAAAATAAACTATTATCTGACATTTTAATGGCATACTTCGAAATACATATAGGtctatttgtctgttttaaagaaGTAATTCGGGTTAAATTAGGTTAAAATGGAgcattttttaactgttttgggTAGGTGTACAACTTGTAGTTTAATttacatatttctttattacTTATTTTGATTAGTCTACATTTAATTTGAACAAATAATTTTAAAGTGATCATTGAAACAAGCCAGAACTCACATTTCATGCTTACTTTTCTTTCTAACATTTCTGATATTCcagcatttctttaaaaaaatattcaaatatgttATTGGAATATATCTAAAACATATAGGTCTATTTATAAGCAGTAATTTAGTGTTACATTTAGTTGAAAATTGGCATGTAGTTTTAACTTTTTGGGGAGGTCCACAACTTTAAGTTAAATTTCAGATTTGTTAATTATTTTAAGTCTTATAAATTCTGTttgcaaaaatagttttaaaatgatggtTGAAACAACCTACTAACCTTGTGTTTCTTGCTAATTTTTCTTTCCaataatgcaattttttttttgggggggggggggtctacgTATTATAGGTACATTTCATAATTCTTAATGGACTTCTTTAACCATTCGAAATTTActtagtaaaaataaaaaaataaataaaaatgatgattgaAACAACCCAGAACTTATGTCAATGCTTATTTTTCTTTCcagatttttcaaatatttctttcaaaaatattctaaaattccaatattttattgaatttagTCTCTCAGCTTTGTAATTTGAAGctagaaaatagaaaaatgtgttCTGTAATTATGCAGTTCTTTCCCACAACACATGCCACAGATATTGCATCTCTCACCAGAGCAACTTACATCTTAGACTTATCTTAGaactttgcattaaaaatgactTACATTGTATTTACTGCTTAAATTTAGTCTTATTGCATCGTTTTCACTTAGTATACTGTTGGGCATTTTTATCCATGGCAGGGTACAAAACTACTTAAACTCTTCATATGGCTTTGGTTTAAACTCTCACAATTAAAGCTGTCAAATAATTGTGGGGCTATAAAGGTTCAAGGTGACATGAAGATAAATTACTCGTGTATAAGAAGCTCATTTTTGCACTTAATGCAGGACACTGAAATCAATGACTGCACATTTCCAACTGCATCTCTGTTTCTCTTGTATTGATTTGACTGCAGGTCCCACGGGTGTTCATCGGTGAAGAATGTGTTGGAGGCGGCAGCGATGTTGAGGCCCTGCATAACAGTGGTAAACTAGAGGGTATGCTGCAGTCCATAGGAGCCCTGCAGTGACCTGCTGCAGACCTTCAGGTACAGAACAACGCTCAGCATTAGCcctgttcacacatgcactacGCTCCTGAAAACTTTTTCTCCCCCAACTCTCTTTTTGACTGACAGGAAAAGTTCCAGCTATGCTGGATGAGTGTGAACAAGAAACTCAAGACATTTTTGGGGGCAGTGTTCCTAAAATTTTCTAGACATTTTCTGTTATACATGTGTGAAAGCAGCTCTGAAGTAAAAAGCCCCATTCACACGTGCATTAaagtcctgaaaatttcctgaatgTAACTAAGTGGCTTACCTAGCCTCCTTGTTTTATTTCTCCTCCCTCACCCTTTCACTCATGGACAGGCAGACAGCAGGAAGTCTTCCTACTTTAGGGATGGGTGCATGAATTAATAACAGTAAGCGCTCATTAGTgcaggaataaataaatgaaaggaaataagaTGCCCAAGGTGGTACTcaaagagataaaaagtaattGCTGCTCTGTGGTGGAAAATTTGCAACAGGCCCACACAGATGGCTGCCAAATTGAAGGAAGCACCTcaataaaatccataaaaaaataatgaatgcaGACGCCTCTACATGGAGCCTGAGGGGTTC contains:
- the glrx gene encoding glutaredoxin-1, producing the protein MAQEFVQAKIKGDKVVLFIKPTCSFCIKAKDVLSKYKFKPGHLEFIDISARTDMGKLQDYFLELTGARTVPRVFIGEECVGGGSDVEALHNSGKLEGMLQSIGALQ